In the Marinomonas algicola genome, one interval contains:
- a CDS encoding viperin family antiviral radical SAM protein — protein MKTSISNTVYSNSRVSSAQGLNTQTAKTDLVINFHMTESCNYRCSYCYATWDDLEAKNELHRLSGQVESLLQNLSDYFLQPNSLQAEMGYQNVRLNFAGGEPMLLGQRFLDAVKFANRLGFRTSLITNGHYLTHDILDELAPSLDVLGMSYDTADHAVAQGIGRVDRKQRWVSAEQLKQMCARYRSLNPTGVLKLNTVVNAVNCHDSLLDLMDEIKPNKWKLLRVLPVHEHQLTITQAEYQAYVQRHAALSSIIVEEDNDAMTHTYLMINPEGRFYQNSDAGCGYIVSDSILTAGVEKALSQVPFNISGFKQRYQLIPSVMV, from the coding sequence ATGAAAACATCTATTTCGAATACGGTTTATTCAAACTCACGAGTTTCAAGTGCACAGGGTTTAAACACACAAACGGCAAAGACCGATCTGGTTATCAATTTCCACATGACAGAAAGCTGTAACTATCGGTGCAGCTACTGTTACGCCACTTGGGATGATCTAGAAGCAAAGAACGAGCTTCATCGTTTGTCAGGCCAAGTGGAATCCCTTCTCCAAAACCTCTCTGATTATTTTTTACAACCTAACTCATTACAAGCCGAAATGGGCTATCAGAACGTGCGTCTTAATTTTGCTGGCGGCGAGCCTATGTTGCTCGGACAGCGTTTTTTGGATGCTGTTAAGTTTGCGAATCGGTTAGGTTTTCGAACGTCCTTGATTACCAACGGGCATTATCTTACTCATGATATTTTGGATGAACTAGCACCCTCGTTGGATGTGTTGGGGATGAGTTACGATACGGCGGATCATGCTGTAGCGCAGGGCATTGGTCGTGTTGATCGTAAGCAGCGCTGGGTTTCCGCTGAGCAATTAAAACAGATGTGTGCTCGTTATCGATCGTTGAACCCGACGGGCGTTTTAAAGCTGAATACAGTGGTCAACGCGGTGAACTGCCATGACAGTTTGTTGGATTTAATGGATGAAATTAAGCCTAATAAATGGAAATTATTGCGTGTTTTGCCTGTGCATGAACATCAATTAACGATTACTCAGGCTGAGTATCAAGCTTATGTTCAGCGACATGCTGCGCTATCTAGCATTATTGTGGAAGAAGACAATGATGCCATGACGCATACGTATTTGATGATTAACCCAGAAGGGCGTTTTTATCAAAACTCCGATGCGGGTTGCGGCTACATCGTCAGTGATTCGATTTTGACTGCGGGTGTCGAAAAAGCACTGAGTCAGGTTCCTTTTAATATCTCTGGATTTAAGCAGCGTTACCAGCTTATTCCTTCGGTGATGGTGTGA
- a CDS encoding LysR family transcriptional regulator produces MNAITLDQFMVFLTVIDEKSFAGAARKLSRTQSAITYAIQKLEEQSDLLLFDRSTYRPTLTDAGRSLLPRIRRVMDDVGDFRLHVQSMAQGIEAELNVVLDNFLPLSLITPALDAFYDAFPMVPVRISAVWTQEARQSLVDKRADLGVFLRMPGMPAELENKVVSDIDLVLVVAPHHPLANVSSNDPSKAPSKVSQHVLRDHLQIVVSNQDSYNFGLVGVNQWKVSEMRLRYELIMAGLGWGSMPRQMIEKEVSRGELIILEPEQWDSSNKMPSITALVAKRKDKAMGPAATFLMDEIARKRLYPL; encoded by the coding sequence ATGAACGCCATTACTCTTGATCAATTCATGGTATTTTTAACGGTCATTGATGAAAAAAGCTTTGCGGGCGCGGCTCGCAAGCTTTCTCGAACGCAATCGGCCATTACCTATGCCATTCAAAAGCTGGAAGAACAAAGCGATCTTTTATTGTTTGACCGGAGCACTTACCGCCCCACGCTGACAGACGCTGGGCGCAGTTTGCTGCCACGCATTCGTAGGGTGATGGATGACGTTGGTGATTTTCGATTGCACGTTCAAAGTATGGCTCAGGGCATCGAGGCGGAACTTAATGTGGTGCTGGATAACTTTTTGCCGTTGTCGCTTATTACGCCGGCTTTAGATGCCTTTTATGACGCTTTCCCTATGGTGCCTGTGCGAATCAGTGCTGTGTGGACACAGGAAGCACGTCAATCTTTAGTGGATAAAAGAGCCGATTTGGGGGTGTTTCTTAGAATGCCCGGCATGCCGGCCGAGTTAGAAAATAAAGTGGTCTCGGACATTGATTTGGTCCTGGTGGTCGCCCCTCATCATCCATTGGCTAACGTGTCATCTAACGATCCGTCCAAAGCGCCCTCTAAAGTGTCGCAACATGTTTTACGAGATCATCTGCAAATCGTGGTATCGAATCAAGATTCCTATAACTTTGGTCTGGTCGGCGTAAATCAATGGAAGGTCAGTGAAATGCGCTTGCGTTATGAGTTAATCATGGCGGGACTTGGTTGGGGAAGCATGCCGCGACAAATGATAGAAAAGGAAGTATCAAGGGGGGAGTTGATCATTTTAGAACCCGAGCAATGGGATTCGTCCAATAAAATGCCGAGTATTACCGCTCTTGTTGCAAAACGAAAAGACAAAGCCATGGGCCCTGCGGCCACATTTTTAATGGATGAAATTGCGCGTAAAAGACTTTATCCTCTTTAA
- a CDS encoding DODA-type extradiol aromatic ring-opening family dioxygenase: MSTILPTYFISHGGGPWPWVPQMRELFQPLETALKDMVKNHGEKPKAILMISGHWEENIVNVMGSPQPPMLYDYYGFPPETYQIRYAAPGAPSVAERTVNLLKNAGIKAKLDKARGFDHGTFAPMAVMYPEADVPLFQVSMLTSYDPAAHLAIGRALAPLRKEGVMIVGSGLSMHNLRLRNGQGRLPSAEFDQWLYDTMMADPATRTQRIIEWENAPSARICHQDEDHLVPLFTALGAAENDTATRIYHNVSAFTGNTVSNYQFG, from the coding sequence ATGTCTACTATCTTACCGACTTACTTTATTTCTCATGGTGGTGGCCCTTGGCCTTGGGTGCCACAAATGCGGGAACTCTTTCAACCTTTAGAAACCGCGTTAAAAGACATGGTTAAAAACCACGGTGAAAAGCCGAAAGCCATTCTCATGATTTCGGGTCACTGGGAAGAAAACATCGTCAATGTCATGGGCTCACCTCAGCCCCCCATGCTGTACGACTACTATGGCTTTCCGCCAGAAACTTACCAAATTCGCTATGCTGCCCCGGGCGCACCGAGTGTGGCCGAACGCACTGTTAACTTGTTAAAAAACGCGGGGATAAAAGCTAAACTCGACAAAGCTCGTGGCTTTGATCACGGTACCTTCGCGCCGATGGCCGTCATGTACCCAGAGGCCGATGTGCCTTTGTTCCAAGTCTCTATGTTGACATCATACGACCCCGCCGCGCATTTAGCGATTGGCAGAGCATTAGCGCCGCTGCGGAAAGAAGGCGTGATGATTGTCGGGTCAGGGCTAAGCATGCACAACCTACGCCTGAGAAATGGGCAAGGCCGCCTTCCTTCTGCGGAGTTTGACCAGTGGCTTTACGACACCATGATGGCCGACCCAGCGACACGCACACAACGTATCATCGAGTGGGAAAACGCACCGAGCGCCCGCATTTGCCATCAAGATGAAGACCACCTCGTGCCCTTATTCACCGCATTGGGCGCCGCCGAAAACGACACCGCCACACGGATATACCACAACGTCAGCGCGTTTACCGGCAACACCGTCTCTAACTATCAATTTGGTTGA
- a CDS encoding DoxX family protein, protein MTNTLTHTKPVSTRANVGIWIAQVLGAAAFILSGVMKTMMPITDLAAMMPWTGEFSIEFVRFIGVIDLAGGLGLLLPSLTRIAPRLTVIAAVCCVVLQVLAIGFHASRGEFILLPTNAVYITLALIVLWGRERKAPITPRR, encoded by the coding sequence ATGACGAACACATTGACTCACACAAAACCGGTTTCGACTCGCGCCAATGTCGGCATTTGGATTGCTCAAGTACTGGGCGCCGCCGCTTTTATCCTGTCGGGTGTGATGAAAACCATGATGCCTATCACAGACCTAGCGGCCATGATGCCTTGGACGGGGGAATTCTCAATTGAGTTTGTCCGTTTCATCGGTGTGATTGACTTGGCCGGTGGACTTGGCCTATTGTTGCCATCTCTAACACGGATTGCGCCTCGCTTAACTGTGATAGCCGCCGTTTGCTGTGTCGTGTTACAAGTCTTAGCGATTGGTTTTCATGCATCTCGCGGAGAGTTTATCCTGCTTCCTACCAACGCGGTTTACATCACTCTTGCGTTAATCGTCTTGTGGGGACGTGAACGTAAAGCACCGATTACACCACGTCGCTAA
- a CDS encoding metallophosphoesterase family protein, producing MTSLPFDKQVNEDVYFCHGTPKNDLMYLLEDVSKGYALLRSDSEVMDLLAGQKSKLICCGHTHTPRAVNVSSG from the coding sequence ATGACATCACTGCCTTTTGATAAACAAGTAAATGAAGACGTTTATTTTTGTCACGGTACGCCAAAAAACGATTTAATGTATTTATTGGAAGATGTTAGTAAAGGTTATGCTTTGCTTCGTTCAGACAGTGAAGTCATGGATTTACTTGCCGGTCAAAAATCAAAGTTAATATGCTGTGGTCACACTCATACCCCTAGGGCTGTCAATGTGAGTAGTGGTTAA